One stretch of Aquimarina sp. Aq107 DNA includes these proteins:
- a CDS encoding diacylglycerol kinase — protein MSKFSTFIVGRLRGCGYAIKGALILLKTEPSIQVQAVIAIVMTALGFYNNITGIEWILQTFAIGLVMSVEGVNTAIEAIADFIHPDFHNKIGFIKDIAAGAVFIAAITAVIIGCIIYYPYLF, from the coding sequence ATGAGTAAATTCTCAACGTTTATTGTTGGTAGATTACGTGGTTGTGGATATGCGATAAAAGGTGCGCTAATACTCTTAAAAACAGAACCAAGTATACAAGTACAGGCTGTTATCGCAATTGTGATGACAGCCCTTGGCTTTTATAATAATATCACAGGAATAGAATGGATATTACAAACCTTTGCAATTGGTCTTGTTATGAGTGTCGAAGGAGTAAATACAGCCATAGAAGCAATTGCAGATTTTATACATCCTGATTTTCATAATAAAATTGGATTTATTAAAGATATTGCAGCCGGAGCAGTATTTATTGCTGCAATAACGGCGGTTATTATTGGTTGTATTATTTACTATCCATATTTATTCTAG
- a CDS encoding response regulator, whose translation MRNFIKHTILAFLVFSSINTFAQSILDTDSIQLYIERAEEFLEEYKYQQALEKANAALKSAKYNNDDKSLAKIYDLIAQIHELNEQESEAITNYITALTYAASAKSSKLKAKLLNSLGTLYIKNDKTRHKGVERFQQSHDIARGIKDTVKMVKPLLNLAEHYIDNNDYKTSDKYLTKVRAIIGSELNIESTQKIKLSNLLGKYFLRVRRYERATEHVDNAINFAEEEIDIHKSDKNLRLISTFHVKLATAYHTKYKIFKAQKEFELANPFLEKHYEHLSKSEDLIKEIELLRAIVENDVDQMRDKVEQANKKDAKNYSKEIKWHIITILGVVLILISLAFLISAYKNNLQKKKLNNDLIEKNKELVNAKETAEQVSTLKSQFISTVSHELRTPLYGVIGLTSLLMEHPEEKKKNEYLESLKFSGDYLLALINDVLQLSKIETNEVKLEKVSFDIRSLIEGIVNSLHSKQKHNSNTVHIDIDKNIKTTLLGDSVRLSQILINLIGNALKFTNNGNIWIKVKSQGLEGDIHKLRFIIKDDGIGIPKSKQETIFDNFAQVKNQNQEYEGTGLGLAIVKKLIHLHNSEIFINSEEGVGSEFTFDLSYEKAVKAQDSTSQTGESISIGTTNFNILIVDDNKINQIVTQNILKKKGYTCNLASNGMDAIEMVKSESFDLILMDINMPEMNGLDATTVIRTFNSHIPIIALTAVEEGEIRDQALSVGMNDVIIKPYDTQQFFQTIMKNISKVKYIS comes from the coding sequence TTGAGGAACTTTATTAAACATACTATATTAGCCTTTTTAGTGTTTTCTTCAATAAACACTTTTGCTCAATCTATTCTTGATACTGATAGTATCCAATTATATATTGAAAGGGCCGAAGAATTCTTAGAAGAATATAAATACCAGCAAGCTTTAGAAAAAGCGAATGCAGCTCTTAAAAGTGCCAAATACAACAATGACGATAAAAGCTTAGCTAAAATTTACGATTTAATCGCTCAAATACATGAGTTAAACGAACAAGAAAGTGAAGCTATTACCAATTATATTACTGCACTAACTTATGCTGCTAGTGCTAAAAGTAGCAAACTAAAAGCCAAATTATTAAATAGTTTAGGAACCCTCTATATCAAAAATGATAAAACGAGGCATAAAGGTGTAGAACGTTTTCAACAAAGTCACGATATCGCCAGAGGAATAAAGGATACTGTAAAAATGGTAAAACCTTTATTAAATCTAGCAGAACATTATATAGATAATAATGACTATAAAACTAGTGATAAGTACCTAACAAAGGTAAGAGCAATTATAGGTTCTGAATTAAACATAGAAAGCACACAAAAAATTAAGTTAAGTAATTTGCTCGGAAAGTACTTCTTACGCGTTAGAAGGTATGAGCGAGCAACTGAACATGTAGATAACGCTATAAATTTTGCTGAAGAAGAAATTGATATCCATAAATCTGATAAGAATCTAAGATTGATATCCACATTCCATGTAAAACTTGCAACAGCTTACCATACAAAATATAAAATTTTTAAAGCGCAAAAAGAGTTTGAACTAGCAAATCCATTTTTAGAAAAACATTATGAGCATCTTTCTAAATCAGAAGATTTAATCAAAGAGATAGAATTACTTAGAGCCATCGTAGAAAATGATGTTGATCAGATGAGAGATAAAGTTGAGCAGGCTAATAAAAAAGATGCTAAAAACTATTCTAAAGAAATAAAATGGCATATTATTACAATTCTTGGAGTTGTTCTTATATTAATTTCTCTTGCTTTTTTAATTAGCGCATACAAAAACAATCTACAAAAGAAAAAGCTTAATAATGACCTTATAGAGAAAAATAAGGAATTAGTAAACGCTAAAGAAACCGCTGAGCAAGTTTCTACATTAAAGTCTCAATTTATATCCACAGTAAGTCATGAACTAAGAACTCCTCTTTATGGAGTTATTGGCCTTACTTCATTATTAATGGAGCACCCTGAAGAAAAAAAGAAAAACGAATATTTAGAATCTCTTAAATTCTCGGGAGATTATTTATTGGCGTTAATCAATGATGTTTTACAATTAAGTAAAATAGAAACTAATGAAGTAAAATTAGAAAAAGTTTCTTTTGACATAAGGTCTCTAATCGAAGGAATTGTAAATTCATTGCACTCCAAACAAAAGCACAATAGTAATACTGTTCATATCGACATTGACAAAAATATCAAAACTACACTTCTTGGAGATTCGGTTAGACTATCACAAATATTAATAAACTTGATTGGTAATGCACTTAAGTTTACGAATAATGGAAATATCTGGATTAAAGTAAAAAGTCAAGGTTTAGAAGGTGATATCCATAAATTACGTTTTATTATAAAGGATGATGGTATAGGAATCCCTAAAAGTAAGCAGGAGACTATTTTTGATAATTTTGCTCAGGTAAAAAATCAAAACCAAGAATACGAAGGAACGGGATTAGGTTTAGCAATTGTAAAAAAATTAATTCATCTACATAACAGTGAGATTTTTATTAATAGTGAAGAAGGTGTTGGATCAGAATTTACATTTGATTTAAGTTACGAAAAAGCTGTTAAAGCACAAGATAGTACCTCCCAAACTGGTGAAAGCATTAGTATAGGAACTACCAATTTTAATATCTTAATTGTAGATGATAATAAAATTAATCAAATTGTTACTCAAAATATCTTAAAAAAGAAAGGTTATACTTGTAACTTGGCTAGTAACGGTATGGATGCTATAGAGATGGTAAAAAGTGAAAGTTTTGATTTAATCTTAATGGATATTAATATGCCAGAAATGAATGGATTAGATGCTACAACCGTTATCAGAACTTTTAATTCTCATATTCCTATAATAGCACTTACTGCTGTAGAAGAAGGGGAAATTAGAGATCAGGCATTATCCGTAGGCATGAATGATGTCATCATAAAACCATATGATACGCAACAATTCTTCCAAACTATTATGAAGAATATTTCTAAAGTGAAATACATAAGTTAG
- a CDS encoding PLP-dependent aspartate aminotransferase family protein: MNSKNKGFNTICTHVGEIEDKQFKGAISPIYLSTSYAFEDVDIKRYPRYFNTPNQEALCKKIAQLEKGEASLIFGSGMAAISTALFAFLQKGDHIVLQRTLYGGTANLVNEEFSKYGIEYSFVDSQDANGFEEKIKENTKVIYIETPSNPLLTITDIKAIAELAKEKGITTMIDNTFASPVNQNPIELGIDIVIHSATKYLGGHSDILAGAVVSSEKNMEQIFHLAKNFGGSLSDFTVWMLERSIKTLGLRVKQQNKNAKKMAKWLEKHDDIQAVYYPGLKSHPDYKLAKSQMKGFGGMLSFELKEGLDASKFQKELKLIKSSMSLAGVESTILSPTLTSHALLTEEERKHQGINDGLLRFSVGIEETEDLIADIEQALKKIKILEFEH; this comes from the coding sequence ATGAACTCAAAAAACAAAGGTTTTAATACCATCTGCACCCACGTTGGAGAAATTGAAGACAAACAATTTAAAGGCGCAATATCTCCTATTTATCTATCTACTTCCTATGCTTTTGAAGACGTAGATATCAAAAGATACCCTCGTTACTTTAATACTCCTAATCAGGAAGCATTATGTAAAAAAATAGCACAGCTAGAAAAAGGAGAAGCATCTTTAATTTTTGGGAGTGGTATGGCCGCAATTAGTACTGCTTTATTTGCATTTTTACAAAAAGGAGATCATATTGTACTACAAAGAACATTGTATGGCGGAACAGCAAATCTGGTAAATGAGGAATTTAGTAAATATGGAATAGAATACTCTTTTGTAGATTCTCAAGATGCTAATGGCTTTGAGGAAAAAATAAAAGAAAACACTAAAGTTATTTATATTGAGACTCCCTCTAATCCTCTTTTAACTATAACCGATATAAAAGCAATAGCCGAATTAGCAAAGGAAAAAGGTATAACAACAATGATAGACAATACTTTTGCTTCTCCTGTAAATCAAAACCCCATAGAATTAGGAATTGATATTGTAATACATTCTGCTACAAAATATTTAGGAGGTCATAGTGATATTTTAGCTGGCGCAGTTGTTTCTTCTGAAAAAAACATGGAACAAATTTTTCATCTAGCAAAAAACTTTGGAGGTAGCTTAAGTGACTTCACAGTTTGGATGTTAGAACGAAGTATTAAAACGTTAGGATTACGCGTAAAGCAACAAAACAAAAATGCCAAAAAGATGGCCAAATGGTTAGAAAAACATGATGATATACAAGCTGTATATTATCCTGGATTGAAATCTCATCCAGACTATAAATTAGCCAAAAGTCAAATGAAAGGATTTGGGGGAATGCTATCTTTTGAATTGAAAGAGGGGCTTGACGCTAGTAAATTTCAAAAAGAATTAAAATTAATTAAAAGCTCTATGAGTCTCGCGGGAGTAGAAAGTACAATACTGTCTCCTACCCTAACATCTCATGCATTATTAACTGAAGAAGAAAGAAAACACCAAGGAATCAATGATGGTTTACTTCGATTTAGTGTGGGTATTGAAGAAACAGAAGACCTCATAGCAGATATCGAACAAGCACTAAAAAAAATAAAGATCTTAGAATTTGAACACTAA
- the tpx gene encoding thiol peroxidase: protein MAAITLGGNAIHTNGELPKVGESAPDFELVNTDLSVSKLSDYKGSRVVLNIFPSIDTGVCAASVRQFNKEASNLSNTKVLCVSRDLPFAQARFCGAEGLENVVNHSDFRDGKFGKDYGLEIVDGPMKGLHSRAVIVVDQEGVVVHAEQVPEIAQEPNYAEAIKTLA, encoded by the coding sequence ATGGCAGCAATAACACTAGGTGGAAACGCAATACATACAAATGGAGAATTACCTAAAGTAGGTGAATCAGCTCCGGATTTTGAATTGGTAAATACAGATTTATCCGTATCCAAACTTTCAGATTATAAAGGTTCAAGAGTTGTTTTGAATATTTTCCCGTCAATTGATACTGGAGTTTGTGCAGCTTCGGTTAGACAATTTAATAAAGAGGCTAGTAATTTATCGAATACTAAAGTTCTATGTGTCTCCCGAGATTTACCATTCGCGCAAGCTAGATTCTGCGGTGCAGAAGGATTAGAAAATGTAGTTAATCATTCTGATTTTAGAGATGGTAAGTTTGGAAAAGATTATGGATTAGAAATAGTTGATGGTCCAATGAAAGGACTTCACTCAAGAGCTGTAATTGTTGTTGATCAAGAAGGTGTTGTTGTGCACGCAGAACAAGTACCAGAAATTGCACAAGAACCTAATTATGCTGAAGCTATAAAGACATTAGCATAA
- the bshB1 gene encoding bacillithiol biosynthesis deacetylase BshB1 — MKLDILAIGAHPDDVELGCSGTVAKEVDSGKKVGILDLTRGELGTRGTAETRDQEAKDAAAVLGVSVRENLGFRDGFFKNDEAHQLAIIEILRKYRPEVVLCNAIKDRHIDHGKGSQLVSDACFLSGLRKIETSIDGNKQEAWRPKKVYHYIQWEILEPDFVVDISGYMDKKMESVLAYKTQFYDATNDAPSTPISSKNFKESVRYRAADLGRIIGVEYAEGYTVERYPAVNSIFDLI; from the coding sequence ATGAAATTAGATATTCTAGCTATTGGAGCACATCCAGATGATGTAGAATTAGGTTGCTCTGGAACAGTAGCAAAAGAAGTAGACAGCGGAAAAAAAGTTGGAATACTTGACCTTACCAGAGGTGAACTTGGTACCAGAGGTACTGCAGAAACAAGAGATCAAGAAGCAAAAGATGCGGCGGCTGTTTTAGGCGTATCAGTTCGGGAGAATTTAGGCTTTAGAGATGGTTTTTTTAAGAATGACGAAGCTCATCAATTAGCAATTATTGAAATACTAAGAAAATATCGTCCAGAAGTAGTTCTTTGTAACGCTATTAAAGATCGACATATTGATCACGGAAAAGGAAGTCAACTAGTAAGTGATGCCTGTTTCCTATCTGGTTTGCGAAAAATAGAAACTTCTATTGATGGTAACAAACAAGAAGCTTGGAGACCTAAAAAAGTATATCACTATATTCAATGGGAAATCCTAGAACCAGATTTTGTTGTAGATATTAGTGGATATATGGATAAAAAAATGGAAAGTGTATTAGCATATAAGACTCAGTTTTATGATGCTACCAATGATGCTCCGTCCACTCCAATCTCTAGTAAGAATTTTAAAGAAAGTGTTCGATATCGTGCAGCAGATTTAGGAAGAATAATAGGAGTTGAATACGCTGAAGGGTATACCGTAGAACGCTATCCTGCAGTGAATTCCATTTTTGATTTAATATAA
- a CDS encoding LytTR family DNA-binding domain-containing protein has protein sequence MKKTILKLTNPRRSLIIIFLILIIAITFETSQQLYYIKRYNLSPNTTFYDLLKSQFYSWIIWILFSSALIKLVKTKKTDKKNTIADILYYVFTIFGLVLICILTIALLQQLRSEDSFSIKLLLTEYLPFFVFQKTPIYTLGYFAITIILHLHFSNEQLQIKVQSLSEIKKINKHLYQKLISKVDDKTTVLNIKIGNKRKIIPTSNIHWIEADDYCVKVHTNDKDTYVMRSTLKSLEEKLGPNFLRVHRKSIVNMDFIKELNLSSSPKLIISKDIAIPISKSNLKKVKQFLS, from the coding sequence ATGAAAAAAACTATTCTAAAATTAACAAACCCTAGAAGAAGTTTGATTATCATATTTCTAATATTGATAATTGCTATAACATTTGAAACATCACAACAGCTTTATTATATAAAAAGATATAACCTTTCTCCTAATACAACATTTTACGACCTATTAAAAAGTCAATTCTATAGTTGGATAATTTGGATACTATTTTCATCTGCACTTATTAAACTTGTAAAAACAAAAAAAACAGATAAAAAAAATACCATTGCGGATATCTTATACTATGTTTTTACAATATTTGGATTAGTTCTGATTTGTATTTTAACTATTGCATTATTACAACAATTAAGATCAGAAGACTCTTTTTCTATCAAATTACTACTCACCGAATATTTACCGTTTTTTGTTTTTCAAAAAACTCCTATTTACACATTAGGCTATTTTGCAATAACAATTATTCTTCATTTACATTTTTCGAATGAACAATTACAAATAAAAGTTCAGAGTTTATCTGAAATTAAAAAAATCAACAAACATTTATATCAGAAATTAATCTCTAAAGTAGACGACAAAACCACCGTTCTTAACATTAAAATAGGAAATAAACGTAAAATTATTCCAACTTCAAATATTCATTGGATTGAAGCTGATGATTATTGTGTAAAAGTACACACCAACGACAAAGACACCTACGTGATGCGAAGCACATTAAAAAGTCTGGAAGAAAAATTAGGGCCTAATTTTTTAAGAGTACACAGAAAATCAATTGTAAACATGGATTTTATCAAAGAACTAAACCTCTCAAGTAGCCCAAAACTAATAATCTCTAAAGATATTGCTATCCCTATTTCAAAAAGTAACCTTAAAAAGGTAAAGCAATTTCTTTCTTAA
- a CDS encoding T9SS type A sorting domain-containing protein, with product MRKTNILTLFAFTLFSLVNAQKTPEEIAREWINENKATLKIAIDDNLMLRASRTSLSGHTLRYQQTINNIPVYDTELTIHVSKKNKVTHVADNYDINVAKISTTPVVFKTSALDIAKAHIDAKGYFSREESKLYVYNKMGSTKLVYVNKIRATTPIGYWEVIVDAQTGEVLKSQNIDIEHNFKFINKKNTTLDRNEDDKGIAKDLQNQKKNEAASFLVEGSGMIFDPDPLSATGQTYGGNYADNNDATNAQLDAARTSVVLKDITLTNGVYRLKGPYVEIADLQAPSKGLFTQANSNFNFNRSEDGFEAVNCYYHLDKSLRYINETLGIDLVSLFNNGVLEYDPSSFNGADNSSYGGGQLNFGEGGVDDAEDADVILHELGHGLHDWITNGSLSQVEALSEGCGDYWAQSYKRSLGQWQSTDASYHFVFGWDGHNQFWGGRSTNYSAQYPNDLITGFNHNNGQIWATSLMRIFDVIGREKTDKAFLEGLGMTNSSTNQENAAIAVRQAAIDMGYSCADVDVFTTEFTTTGYTMPAIDLVVNCPQDQSVSPDAGSSSYTVQDYTPMANAINTGCNASITQDPIAGTLLPEGVHAITITATGNTSVTCTFNLTVDNNTLDTEDFIEKTGITLYPVPAKDNIILDGKFDNKETLQIYNLVGQQLMEISITENITRINISKLPKGVYFGSFKNKKGTLKFVKD from the coding sequence ATGAGAAAAACCAATATCTTAACGCTATTTGCATTCACACTATTTTCTTTAGTTAATGCTCAAAAGACACCCGAAGAAATAGCACGGGAATGGATCAATGAGAATAAAGCAACTCTCAAAATTGCTATAGATGATAATCTTATGCTTAGAGCTTCTAGAACGAGCTTATCTGGCCACACATTAAGATATCAGCAAACTATCAATAACATTCCAGTTTATGATACTGAGCTAACTATACATGTTTCTAAAAAAAACAAAGTTACCCATGTAGCTGATAATTATGATATAAACGTAGCTAAAATAAGTACTACACCAGTTGTTTTTAAAACATCTGCGTTAGATATAGCCAAGGCACATATAGATGCTAAAGGGTACTTTTCTAGAGAAGAATCTAAATTATACGTGTACAACAAAATGGGTAGCACAAAACTAGTTTATGTTAATAAAATTAGAGCAACCACTCCAATTGGGTATTGGGAAGTAATTGTAGATGCGCAAACAGGAGAAGTATTAAAATCACAAAACATAGATATTGAACATAATTTTAAATTTATTAATAAAAAAAATACTACTCTTGATCGTAATGAAGATGATAAAGGCATAGCAAAAGATCTTCAAAATCAGAAGAAAAATGAAGCTGCTTCATTTCTGGTAGAAGGATCAGGAATGATATTTGACCCAGACCCTTTATCTGCAACGGGCCAAACTTATGGTGGGAATTATGCTGATAATAATGATGCAACTAACGCACAGTTAGATGCGGCTCGCACATCTGTTGTACTTAAAGATATTACTCTAACTAATGGCGTATATAGATTAAAAGGACCATATGTAGAAATTGCGGATCTTCAGGCACCTTCTAAAGGGCTATTCACTCAAGCAAATTCAAATTTTAATTTTAACAGAAGTGAAGATGGTTTTGAAGCTGTAAACTGTTATTACCATTTAGATAAAAGTCTGCGTTATATTAATGAAACACTTGGTATTGATTTAGTATCATTATTTAATAACGGAGTTTTAGAATATGATCCTAGTAGCTTTAATGGAGCTGACAATTCCTCATATGGTGGTGGTCAATTAAATTTTGGAGAAGGAGGAGTTGATGACGCAGAGGATGCTGATGTTATTCTTCATGAATTAGGGCACGGATTACACGATTGGATTACTAACGGTTCTTTATCACAAGTAGAAGCTTTAAGCGAAGGATGTGGAGATTATTGGGCGCAGTCATATAAAAGAAGCTTAGGACAATGGCAATCAACCGATGCTTCTTATCATTTTGTTTTTGGATGGGATGGTCATAATCAATTCTGGGGTGGAAGATCAACTAATTATTCTGCTCAATACCCTAATGATCTTATCACTGGTTTTAATCACAATAATGGGCAAATTTGGGCAACTAGTTTGATGAGAATTTTTGATGTTATTGGTAGAGAGAAAACAGATAAGGCTTTTTTAGAAGGACTAGGAATGACAAATAGTTCTACTAATCAAGAAAATGCTGCTATTGCTGTTAGACAAGCAGCAATAGACATGGGATATAGTTGTGCAGATGTTGATGTATTTACAACTGAATTTACAACAACTGGATATACAATGCCCGCAATTGATCTTGTAGTTAATTGTCCACAAGATCAATCTGTCTCTCCAGACGCTGGAAGTTCGTCTTATACAGTCCAAGATTATACTCCTATGGCCAATGCTATTAATACAGGATGTAATGCCAGCATTACTCAAGACCCAATAGCAGGCACATTACTACCAGAAGGTGTTCATGCAATAACAATAACAGCAACCGGAAACACTTCTGTCACTTGTACTTTTAATCTAACCGTAGATAATAACACACTTGACACAGAAGATTTCATTGAGAAAACTGGTATTACGCTCTACCCGGTTCCAGCTAAAGATAATATTATTTTAGATGGGAAATTTGACAATAAAGAAACGCTTCAAATATATAATCTTGTAGGTCAACAATTAATGGAAATCTCGATCACAGAAAACATAACAAGAATAAACATTTCTAAATTACCTAAAGGAGTCTATTTTGGATCTTTCAAAAACAAAAAGGGGACTTTAAAATTTGTAAAAGATTAA
- a CDS encoding co-chaperone YbbN, whose product MVQELTTDNLSEVIKDNNTVVVQYSATWCGNCRIMKPKFKKLASEKNDTAFVIVDAEKNPESRKMATVDNLPTFATFKNGVFVNQVQTNKFDILKELVDEVANN is encoded by the coding sequence ATGGTTCAAGAATTAACAACGGATAACCTTTCTGAGGTAATAAAAGATAACAATACAGTAGTAGTTCAGTACTCTGCAACTTGGTGTGGAAACTGTAGAATTATGAAGCCTAAATTTAAAAAATTAGCTTCAGAAAAAAATGATACCGCATTTGTTATAGTGGATGCTGAAAAAAATCCTGAATCTAGAAAGATGGCTACAGTGGATAACCTTCCTACGTTTGCCACTTTTAAAAATGGAGTTTTTGTAAATCAGGTTCAGACAAATAAGTTTGACATTCTAAAAGAATTAGTAGATGAAGTTGCCAATAATTAA
- a CDS encoding M28 family metallopeptidase — protein MKNIIVVFGLLLLLYSCGSSQKSSNTDSSNSKEVKLDVTAYAETITSGELKDYLFTFADDKFEGRDTGEPGQKKAAEFLKEQYKRMGISSPLDDDNYYQEIPESYFRGGIKSSENVLAYIKGVEKPNEIVVISAHYDHVGVDSDGNVYNGADDDGSGTVSILEIAEAFAKAAKNGQGPKRSILFLHVTGEEKGLYGSKFYTENPIFPLENTVTNLNIDMIGRIDKDHEEKDKNDYIYLIGSDRLSTELHNISEEVNKEYTKLNLDYTYNAKDDPNRFYYRSDHYNFAKNNIPIIFYFNGVHEDYHKPTDTPDKIEYELMTKRAQLVFYTAWEVANREKRLIVDGIGKE, from the coding sequence ATGAAAAATATTATAGTTGTATTTGGTTTGCTACTACTGCTATATTCGTGTGGTAGTTCACAAAAATCGTCAAATACAGATAGCTCCAATTCTAAAGAAGTTAAGTTAGATGTAACAGCATATGCAGAGACTATTACTTCAGGGGAACTTAAAGATTATTTATTTACGTTTGCCGACGATAAGTTTGAAGGAAGGGACACTGGAGAGCCAGGACAAAAGAAAGCAGCAGAATTCTTAAAAGAACAATATAAACGAATGGGTATTTCTTCTCCATTGGATGACGATAATTATTATCAAGAAATACCTGAAAGTTATTTTAGAGGAGGTATCAAATCCTCAGAAAATGTATTAGCGTATATAAAAGGAGTAGAGAAGCCGAATGAAATAGTGGTGATATCTGCTCATTATGATCATGTAGGTGTTGATAGTGACGGGAATGTATATAACGGAGCAGATGATGATGGTTCAGGAACTGTAAGTATATTAGAGATTGCCGAGGCATTTGCAAAAGCTGCTAAAAATGGACAAGGACCTAAAAGATCTATATTATTTTTGCATGTAACAGGAGAGGAAAAAGGTTTATATGGATCAAAGTTTTATACAGAAAATCCGATTTTTCCATTAGAAAATACTGTTACAAACCTTAATATCGATATGATAGGGCGTATTGATAAAGATCACGAAGAGAAGGATAAGAATGATTATATTTATTTAATAGGAAGTGATAGGTTGAGTACTGAATTGCACAATATAAGTGAAGAAGTAAATAAGGAATATACTAAGTTAAATTTGGATTACACTTATAATGCAAAAGATGACCCTAATAGATTTTATTATAGAAGTGATCACTATAATTTTGCAAAAAATAATATTCCTATAATATTTTACTTTAATGGGGTTCACGAGGATTATCATAAGCCTACAGACACTCCAGATAAAATTGAATATGAACTTATGACCAAAAGAGCACAATTAGTTTTTTATACAGCTTGGGAAGTAGCAAATAGAGAAAAAAGACTTATTGTAGATGGTATAGGAAAAGAGTAG
- a CDS encoding peroxiredoxin has protein sequence MAFVGKKFPNLNVDAMNDMGDTFKLNVLEEAKNNNKKVLLFWYPKDFTFVCPTELHAFQEALAEFEKRNTIVIGASCDTPEVHFAWLNTSKDNGGIEGVTYPILADSNRNLSNTLGILDITNETYNEETGVVTVEGDNVTYRATYLIDEEGTVFHEGVNHMPVGRNVAEFLRLIDAYAHVQKNGEVCPANWEEGKDAMSANRDGVASYLASH, from the coding sequence ATGGCATTTGTAGGTAAAAAATTCCCGAATTTAAACGTTGATGCAATGAACGATATGGGAGATACTTTCAAACTTAACGTATTGGAAGAGGCTAAAAATAATAACAAAAAAGTTTTATTATTCTGGTATCCAAAGGATTTTACTTTTGTTTGTCCAACTGAATTACATGCTTTTCAAGAAGCACTTGCTGAATTCGAAAAAAGAAACACAATTGTTATAGGAGCTTCTTGTGACACTCCAGAAGTTCATTTCGCGTGGTTAAATACTTCTAAGGATAATGGTGGAATTGAAGGTGTTACGTATCCAATATTAGCGGATTCTAACCGTAATCTTTCTAATACATTAGGAATTTTAGATATTACTAACGAAACTTATAATGAAGAAACTGGAGTAGTAACTGTAGAAGGTGATAATGTTACTTATAGAGCTACTTACCTTATAGATGAAGAAGGTACAGTTTTTCATGAAGGAGTTAATCATATGCCAGTTGGTAGAAACGTAGCTGAGTTTTTGAGATTAATTGATGCTTATGCTCACGTTCAGAAAAATGGCGAAGTATGTCCTGCAAATTGGGAAGAAGGAAAAGATGCTATGTCGGCTAATAGAGATGGAGTAGCTTCTTACTTAGCTTCTCACTAA